CCGCGTTCGGTCTGTTCGTCGGTATCCCGACCCTGTTCTTCGCGAACTACTTCTCGAAGAAGGCGGCCGACATCGCCTCGACCCTCGAAAGCACCTCCGACCTGGTGATTGTTGTCATGGAGAGAGCCAAGGGCAAGACCCCGTCCGCGAGCTAGGCGCGGCAGACCACTCTAAACGACGATGTGGATTAGACGTCGTAAACGCGAGTCGCCCTGCCCGACCGAGATGATCATCAACTCGCTGGTTGATATCGCCCTCTGTCTCGTCATCGGGTTCATGGTCGCCATGCCCCTATTCTTCGAAACCGGTCTGTTCGTATCCGCACCGAGCGTCAAGAAGGTGACCGGAGATGAACCGACCTCGGACATCAAGGCCAGTGTGTTCCTGGCCAACGACGGCAGCATCACGCTGAACGAGGCCCCGGTTACCCCGGAGCGACTGGCCGAACTCCTGCCGAAGCTGATTGAGCGCAGCCCGACGAAGCGCGTGGTCATCTCCAGCGGCGACCAGGTGAGCTACGCCCGGGTAATGCGGGTGCTGGACCTAGCCAAGCAGAACGGCGCCATGGACCTGGCGCTGCTGAGAAACCGGAGCGCGCAATGAAGCCGCCTCCTAATCTGCAGATCTGGCCGCTTGCGGCCGTGGCGCTGGTGCTCGTGCTCATCATGATGGTGATATCACCGCTGGTAGTCTCACTCAACAGCACGCCGGTCGACCTTCCCCAGACCCATTCTTCGGAGCGCAAGGTCGAGAGCGCCCGCACGATAACCTACACGGCCGACGGCCGGCTGCTGGTTGATGACAAGCCACTGGCGGACCTCCAGGCACTGGCCGACAGCGTCTCGGTATCGGTCCAGAAGGACCCTTACGTACTTGTGGTCGTGCGTGCCGACACCACGATCAATAGCTGGAAAGTGCTCGATATCCTGAGCACGGCCCGGCGCGCCGGTGCCCAGCGTATCGTCTGCGCGACCAAGAAATTCAGGGAGGGCTATTAACATGTCCGGCTCCTTGCTACTCACCCTGCCGGATCGACGTGAACACGTCGGCCGGATGTTCGGGCTGTGTGTAGTCATTGCACTCTTGCTGCACGGACTCTTTGTTGCGTGGTTGTCCATGCCTCACAAGTCGTCCGGCGGGGGGATGACCGCTGCCAGTGTGGACATGGAGAACGTCCACTTCGCCGACCAGACGGCCACGCCGGATGCCCCGACCGACATGAGCTACCGTCCCGAAGTCGCCAACGTGTTGCCTCAGGCGGGCGCGGGCGGTGACGCCGCAGGCCCGGACAACGCTGGTGCGCAGGCCAAGATGAACGTCGACCAGTTGGACGCGGGTGAGGCCGGCGGCGGCGACGTTCTGAAAGTAGGCGATGGTAAGAGTCTCGATGACCTGCTTGCGCTGCCTAAGGCCGGCGGTGCCGGCAAGCCGGGCGTCGGCTATCGTATCAAGCAGTACCCGCCGACCGTACCGTTCTACAAGGTCGAGGTCAAGCCGACGCCGATAAAAGTCCCGGTGCCGCTTTACCCGGACGCGGTTCGCACCGCCGGTATCGAAGGCTCGGTCGTGGTCGAGGCATTGCTTGACTTGGATGGTTCGGTGATGGATTCACGCGTCCAGAAGAGCTCAGGCAATGAACAACTGGACGAAGCGGCGTGCGACGCCGCGAAGCTTGCCAAGTTCACACCGGCCAAACAGCGAGACAACCCGGTAAGAGTCTGGATTTCCATACCTTATCACTTTACGCTCCACTAGCCGGCATTTGAGCTGAGCCCGCCTCTGAGAGGAGGCTCAGCGGCCAAACGTGACCGCAGGTCAAATAGCGACCTGCGGTCACGCTGCTTCCGGAATAATGAGCCGGTGCGCAGCTTGACTTTGCGCGCTGGGGTATTATATTTCTGGCCCGCGTGCCTACAGCGAATGTCCTCCTCATTATCGGCGTGCCTTTGCTGGGTGCGCTGACCATTCCCCTAGTAGCGCTGTTCGGCCGAGCTGCCCGCACGGTATGGGCAAACCTGCTGGCATTCGGCACGTTCGCAAGCGCGGCCCTTCTCATACCGCAGGTCCTGACCGGGGCTCAGGGAACCGTACTCAGAACCACCGCGCTGAACTTCATCGGCATCCACAACCTCTTCCAGGTTGACGCGCTGGCTTTGTTCGTCGCCCTTGCCTCCTCAGGCATCGGCGCGCTGATTGTCCTCTACTCCACCGGCTACATCGCCCACACCGACAACGAGACCGAGTACCACACCATGGTGCTGCTCTTCATCGGCTCGATGATGGGCTTGGTCTTCTCGGCCAACCTGATCTTCCTGTATATCTTCTGGGAGATAGCCGGCATCTGCTCCTGGCGGCTCATCGGCTACTACCGCAAGCCGGAGTACACGCGGAAAGCGGACAAGGCGTTCGTGGTGACATTCATGGGCGCGTCGCTGATGCTGTTCGGCTTCTTCATGATATTCTCCCGCACGCAGACGTTTGACATCGCGGCGCTGCGCGGGTTCCCGATCGGGTCCGTGGCGATGATGCTCATCTTCGCTGGGATGATTGCCAAGTCAGCCACATTCCCGCTCCATACGTGGCTGCCCGACGCCGGCATCGCGCCCTCGACCGTCACCGGCCTGCTCCACGCCGCAGTGCTGGTGAAGATCGGTGTCTACGCCTTTGCCCGGCTCTTCTGTTATACCTTCACCCTGCCGACCTACGCACCAACCCTGTTGGGCGGGATTGCCATCGGCTCGGCCTTTGTCGCGGCCTGCGCCGCCCTGGTCGAGAACGACATCAAGCGCATCCTGGCGTACTCAACCGTCAGCCAGCTCGGCTACATCTTCCTCGGCTTTGCGATGCTCCACAACCAGGTCGCGCTGTCGGGAAGCATCTTCTACTTCCTTGCCCACGGACTGGGCAAGGCCGCGCTCTTCCTCTGTGCCGGCGTGATTGAACACCAGACCCACACCAAGGATATCCGTCAGCTCGGCGGCCTGATAAAGACGATGCCGATAACCGCGGTCGTCTTCCTGGTCAGCGCCCTCTCGGTCATTGGCATGCCGCCGTTCGCCGGGTTCTTCTCCAAGTTCATGGTCGTGGCCGGCACCCTGCAGCAGGGCGAGACCGCTCTCGCCGTAGTCGCGATTGGCACCGCGTTCCTCACGCTCATCTACCTCCTGCGCGTATTCAACAAGGTCTTCCTGGGCGAGCCGACTCATCCGACCGTGGCCGAAGGTACTCCCTCGATGCTATTTGTCCTCTCGGTCTTCGCGCTGCTCTCCCTGTTCGGTGGCCTCTT
The genomic region above belongs to bacterium and contains:
- a CDS encoding biopolymer transporter ExbD, yielding MWIRRRKRESPCPTEMIINSLVDIALCLVIGFMVAMPLFFETGLFVSAPSVKKVTGDEPTSDIKASVFLANDGSITLNEAPVTPERLAELLPKLIERSPTKRVVISSGDQVSYARVMRVLDLAKQNGAMDLALLRNRSAQ
- a CDS encoding biopolymer transporter ExbD yields the protein MKPPPNLQIWPLAAVALVLVLIMMVISPLVVSLNSTPVDLPQTHSSERKVESARTITYTADGRLLVDDKPLADLQALADSVSVSVQKDPYVLVVVRADTTINSWKVLDILSTARRAGAQRIVCATKKFREGY
- a CDS encoding energy transducer TonB, which encodes MSGSLLLTLPDRREHVGRMFGLCVVIALLLHGLFVAWLSMPHKSSGGGMTAASVDMENVHFADQTATPDAPTDMSYRPEVANVLPQAGAGGDAAGPDNAGAQAKMNVDQLDAGEAGGGDVLKVGDGKSLDDLLALPKAGGAGKPGVGYRIKQYPPTVPFYKVEVKPTPIKVPVPLYPDAVRTAGIEGSVVVEALLDLDGSVMDSRVQKSSGNEQLDEAACDAAKLAKFTPAKQRDNPVRVWISIPYHFTLH
- a CDS encoding NADH-quinone oxidoreductase subunit L, translating into MPTANVLLIIGVPLLGALTIPLVALFGRAARTVWANLLAFGTFASAALLIPQVLTGAQGTVLRTTALNFIGIHNLFQVDALALFVALASSGIGALIVLYSTGYIAHTDNETEYHTMVLLFIGSMMGLVFSANLIFLYIFWEIAGICSWRLIGYYRKPEYTRKADKAFVVTFMGASLMLFGFFMIFSRTQTFDIAALRGFPIGSVAMMLIFAGMIAKSATFPLHTWLPDAGIAPSTVTGLLHAAVLVKIGVYAFARLFCYTFTLPTYAPTLLGGIAIGSAFVAACAALVENDIKRILAYSTVSQLGYIFLGFAMLHNQVALSGSIFYFLAHGLGKAALFLCAGVIEHQTHTKDIRQLGGLIKTMPITAVVFLVSALSVIGMPPFAGFFSKFMVVAGTLQQGETALAVVAIGTAFLTLIYLLRVFNKVFLGEPTHPTVAEGTPSMLFVLSVFALLSLFGGLFVSGPMNLVRVAVTQIVAR